From Anoplopoma fimbria isolate UVic2021 breed Golden Eagle Sablefish chromosome 11, Afim_UVic_2022, whole genome shotgun sequence, one genomic window encodes:
- the micall2a gene encoding MICAL-like protein 2a isoform X2, giving the protein MAAIKALEQWCKTQCDGYRDVAITNMTTSFKNGMAFCALIHKYRPDLIDYDSLKEEDVFENNRLAFQIAEEKLGIPALLDAEDMVALRIPDRLSILTYVSQYYNYFKGRPPMGGVKRPAEGSKEEPSEKKNLPVVAKSFVSKTAIENCLPSNLTAQTSPKTARAAVQKTVRSENTNKNGTLNSKCVACKSHVHLVQRHFVEGKLYHRSCFKCSECSNTLHAGGYKPGKNPDAFICNAHQNSCKPSSSEAAIKNGPTSSAGRLNSASQTQPAPRPSSVLSAPLDIVLKPVSPNPPSMSWTASAHKTQTARQKFFQAAAPITEASVGNRKPTEPSSVLGRPKVPLSTDDEKSRARTSIGKKLAEENCNNNNKRSFTIRSAESRFGDEPSSADSPGLRKDKCSQVPAGNWAGQPSTSQTNNKEPPCLKAINKDNTRPTTVHTTAKDPVWGQLKLKPVKIELGLKESETEALTEQHKSGFNSTPSSYVPVKTTRPPSASSPAEPPDSFSLFVPEDFKEVSPPKPQLGSGNLGFEHGSYSPVKSPNRRPAVESISSSSTASANHRNPSGAKKGKYLSPTNASRTEMRSPSVKSYHIPVEQIEKDLNDIETNLAHLEQEGVELEKKLRRSEEEGEGDILMDPLMVDWFNLIRKKQMYIRKESELVYIARTQELEQQQPGVEWELRRLLEKPDHLKSREEQQKEKKLMQRLMEIVDGRNAIVEGLDEDRLREVEEDQQLNEMMQNLGVKKAKYKRKSSLSKMFRRRSKRQVE; this is encoded by the exons ATGGCTGCCATCAAGGCTTTGGAGCAGTGGTGTAAAACGCAGTGTGATGGCTACCGAGATGTGGCCATCACCAACATGACGACCTCATTCAAGAACGGAATGGCTTTCTGTGCGCTGATACACAAGTACAGACCGGACCTGAT AGACTATGACTCACTCAAAGAGGAGGATGTGTTTGAGAACAACAGACTG gCTTTTCAGATTGCAGAGGAGAAGTTGGGGATTCCAGCTTTGTTAGATGCAGAAGATATGGTGGCTTTAAGGATCCCAGACAGGCTGAGCATTCTGACCTACGTTTCCCAGTACTACAACTACTTCAAAGGACGGCCTCCCA TGGGAGGTGTAAAAAGGCCAGCAGAGGGCTCCAAGGAGGAGCCATCAGAGAAGAAAAACCTCCCAGTGGTTGCCAAAAGCTTTGTGTCTAAAACCGCCATTGAGAATTGTTTACCTTCAAATCTCACTGCCCAGACCTCCCCTAAGACGGCCAGAGCTGCTGTTCAG AAGACAGTTCGTTcagaaaacaccaacaaaaatgGGACTCTCAATAGCAAATGTGTTGCATGCAAGAGCCATGTTCATCTGGTTCAGAGGCACTTTGTGGAAGGCAAGCTCTATCACAGAAGCTGTTTCAA ATGCAGTGAATGCTCCAACACCCTTCATGCAGGCGGCTACAAACCTGGGAAGAATCCAGACGCTTTTATCTGTAACGCCCACCAGAACAGTTGCAAACCTTCCTCCTCCGAGGCTGCGATCAAAAACGGACCCACCAGTTCAGCTGGGCGACTAAATAGTGCCAGCCAGACCCAGCCTGCACCACGCCCCTCTTCTGTGCTGTCAGCCCCTCTGGATATTGTCCTGAAGCCAGTCAGTCCTAATCCACCTTCCATGTCCTGGACGGCCTCAGCACATAAGACGCAGACGGCCCGGCAGAAGTTTTTCCAGGCTGCAGCGCCAATCACAGAGGCCTCAGTAGGTAACAGGAAGCCCACAGAGCCTTCAAGTGTTTTAGGAAGGCCAAAGGTCCCACTGAGTACTGATGATGAGAAAAGCAGAGCCAGGACAAGCATCGGAAAGAAATTGGCAGAGGAAAActgcaacaataacaacaaacgCTCGTTCACCATCCGATCAGCAGAGAGCCG GTTTGGAGATGAGCCAAGTTCAGCTGACAGCCCTGGTTTGAGAAAAgataaatgcagccaagtcCCAGCAGGAAACTGGGCAGGACAGCCCTCCACCAGCCAGACAAACAATAAGGAACCGCCATGTCTGAAGGCCAtcaacaaagacaacacaagGCCAACAACTGTACACACAACTGCCAAAG ATCCAGTCTGGGGACAATTGAAGCTCAAACCTGTGAAAATCGAGCTAGGTTTAAA AGAGTCTGAAACTGAAGCCTTAACTGAGCAACATAAATCAGGATTCAATTCCACGCCTTCCTCTTATGTCCCTGTCAAAACAACGAGGCCTCCCTCAGCTTCATCACCTGCAGAACCTCCAGATAGTTTTTCTCTGTTCGTTCCTGAAGACTTTAAAGAAGTCTCTCCGCCTAAACCTCAGCTTGGTTCTGGAAACCTTG GTTTTGAGCATGGGAGTTACTCGCCTGTGAAATCCCCAAACAGACGGCCAGCTGTGGAATCTATTAGCTCTTCATCGACTgcttcagccaatcacagaaaTCCGTCAG GTGCTAAAAAGGGAAAGTATTTGTCACCCACCAACGCCTCCAGGACTGAAATGAGGTCACCCTCT GTGAAGTCTTATCACATTCCAGTGGAGCAGATTGAAAAGGACCTGAATGATATTGAGACAAACTTGGCTCATTTGGAGCAGGAGGGTGTGGAGCTGGAAAAGAAACTCCGCAGGAGTGAGGAAG agggggagggagacaTATTAATGGACCCACTGATGGTCGACTGGTTCAACTTGATACGAAAGAAGCAGATGTACATTCGGAAGGAGTCAGAGCTTGTATACAT AGCCAGGACTCaggagctggagcagcagcagccaggtgTGGAGTGGGAACTTCGCAGGCTGCTGGAGAAACCAG ATCATTTAAAGTCCAGAGAGGAGcaacagaaggagaagaagttGATGCAGAGACTGATGGAGATAGTGGACGGCAGAAATGCAATAGTGGAGGGTCTGGATGAAGACAGGCTGAG GGAAGTGGAGGAGGATCAGCAGTTAAATGAAATGATGCAAAATCTTG GAGTAAAGAAAGCCAAATATAAGAGGAAATCCTCCCTCTCAAAAATGTTCAGGCGAAGAAGTAAAAGACAAGTGGAATGA
- the micall2a gene encoding MICAL-like protein 2a isoform X1 has protein sequence MAAIKALEQWCKTQCDGYRDVAITNMTTSFKNGMAFCALIHKYRPDLIDYDSLKEEDVFENNRLAFQIAEEKLGIPALLDAEDMVALRIPDRLSILTYVSQYYNYFKGRPPSENMAGSNIRSNLGGVKRPAEGSKEEPSEKKNLPVVAKSFVSKTAIENCLPSNLTAQTSPKTARAAVQKTVRSENTNKNGTLNSKCVACKSHVHLVQRHFVEGKLYHRSCFKCSECSNTLHAGGYKPGKNPDAFICNAHQNSCKPSSSEAAIKNGPTSSAGRLNSASQTQPAPRPSSVLSAPLDIVLKPVSPNPPSMSWTASAHKTQTARQKFFQAAAPITEASVGNRKPTEPSSVLGRPKVPLSTDDEKSRARTSIGKKLAEENCNNNNKRSFTIRSAESRFGDEPSSADSPGLRKDKCSQVPAGNWAGQPSTSQTNNKEPPCLKAINKDNTRPTTVHTTAKDPVWGQLKLKPVKIELGLKESETEALTEQHKSGFNSTPSSYVPVKTTRPPSASSPAEPPDSFSLFVPEDFKEVSPPKPQLGSGNLGFEHGSYSPVKSPNRRPAVESISSSSTASANHRNPSGAKKGKYLSPTNASRTEMRSPSVKSYHIPVEQIEKDLNDIETNLAHLEQEGVELEKKLRRSEEEGEGDILMDPLMVDWFNLIRKKQMYIRKESELVYIARTQELEQQQPGVEWELRRLLEKPDHLKSREEQQKEKKLMQRLMEIVDGRNAIVEGLDEDRLREVEEDQQLNEMMQNLGVKKAKYKRKSSLSKMFRRRSKRQVE, from the exons ATGGCTGCCATCAAGGCTTTGGAGCAGTGGTGTAAAACGCAGTGTGATGGCTACCGAGATGTGGCCATCACCAACATGACGACCTCATTCAAGAACGGAATGGCTTTCTGTGCGCTGATACACAAGTACAGACCGGACCTGAT AGACTATGACTCACTCAAAGAGGAGGATGTGTTTGAGAACAACAGACTG gCTTTTCAGATTGCAGAGGAGAAGTTGGGGATTCCAGCTTTGTTAGATGCAGAAGATATGGTGGCTTTAAGGATCCCAGACAGGCTGAGCATTCTGACCTACGTTTCCCAGTACTACAACTACTTCAAAGGACGGCCTCCCAGTGAGAATATGGCTGGTTCAAATATCCGTAGCAACT TGGGAGGTGTAAAAAGGCCAGCAGAGGGCTCCAAGGAGGAGCCATCAGAGAAGAAAAACCTCCCAGTGGTTGCCAAAAGCTTTGTGTCTAAAACCGCCATTGAGAATTGTTTACCTTCAAATCTCACTGCCCAGACCTCCCCTAAGACGGCCAGAGCTGCTGTTCAG AAGACAGTTCGTTcagaaaacaccaacaaaaatgGGACTCTCAATAGCAAATGTGTTGCATGCAAGAGCCATGTTCATCTGGTTCAGAGGCACTTTGTGGAAGGCAAGCTCTATCACAGAAGCTGTTTCAA ATGCAGTGAATGCTCCAACACCCTTCATGCAGGCGGCTACAAACCTGGGAAGAATCCAGACGCTTTTATCTGTAACGCCCACCAGAACAGTTGCAAACCTTCCTCCTCCGAGGCTGCGATCAAAAACGGACCCACCAGTTCAGCTGGGCGACTAAATAGTGCCAGCCAGACCCAGCCTGCACCACGCCCCTCTTCTGTGCTGTCAGCCCCTCTGGATATTGTCCTGAAGCCAGTCAGTCCTAATCCACCTTCCATGTCCTGGACGGCCTCAGCACATAAGACGCAGACGGCCCGGCAGAAGTTTTTCCAGGCTGCAGCGCCAATCACAGAGGCCTCAGTAGGTAACAGGAAGCCCACAGAGCCTTCAAGTGTTTTAGGAAGGCCAAAGGTCCCACTGAGTACTGATGATGAGAAAAGCAGAGCCAGGACAAGCATCGGAAAGAAATTGGCAGAGGAAAActgcaacaataacaacaaacgCTCGTTCACCATCCGATCAGCAGAGAGCCG GTTTGGAGATGAGCCAAGTTCAGCTGACAGCCCTGGTTTGAGAAAAgataaatgcagccaagtcCCAGCAGGAAACTGGGCAGGACAGCCCTCCACCAGCCAGACAAACAATAAGGAACCGCCATGTCTGAAGGCCAtcaacaaagacaacacaagGCCAACAACTGTACACACAACTGCCAAAG ATCCAGTCTGGGGACAATTGAAGCTCAAACCTGTGAAAATCGAGCTAGGTTTAAA AGAGTCTGAAACTGAAGCCTTAACTGAGCAACATAAATCAGGATTCAATTCCACGCCTTCCTCTTATGTCCCTGTCAAAACAACGAGGCCTCCCTCAGCTTCATCACCTGCAGAACCTCCAGATAGTTTTTCTCTGTTCGTTCCTGAAGACTTTAAAGAAGTCTCTCCGCCTAAACCTCAGCTTGGTTCTGGAAACCTTG GTTTTGAGCATGGGAGTTACTCGCCTGTGAAATCCCCAAACAGACGGCCAGCTGTGGAATCTATTAGCTCTTCATCGACTgcttcagccaatcacagaaaTCCGTCAG GTGCTAAAAAGGGAAAGTATTTGTCACCCACCAACGCCTCCAGGACTGAAATGAGGTCACCCTCT GTGAAGTCTTATCACATTCCAGTGGAGCAGATTGAAAAGGACCTGAATGATATTGAGACAAACTTGGCTCATTTGGAGCAGGAGGGTGTGGAGCTGGAAAAGAAACTCCGCAGGAGTGAGGAAG agggggagggagacaTATTAATGGACCCACTGATGGTCGACTGGTTCAACTTGATACGAAAGAAGCAGATGTACATTCGGAAGGAGTCAGAGCTTGTATACAT AGCCAGGACTCaggagctggagcagcagcagccaggtgTGGAGTGGGAACTTCGCAGGCTGCTGGAGAAACCAG ATCATTTAAAGTCCAGAGAGGAGcaacagaaggagaagaagttGATGCAGAGACTGATGGAGATAGTGGACGGCAGAAATGCAATAGTGGAGGGTCTGGATGAAGACAGGCTGAG GGAAGTGGAGGAGGATCAGCAGTTAAATGAAATGATGCAAAATCTTG GAGTAAAGAAAGCCAAATATAAGAGGAAATCCTCCCTCTCAAAAATGTTCAGGCGAAGAAGTAAAAGACAAGTGGAATGA